The stretch of DNA TGGTTCTCGAATCGGTGAACACATCTTCACAATTAATCTCCATCTGCTTAACAATTTCTTTGCTGGCGCCATGGAAATTCGTCCCATTATCTGAGAAGAATTCAAGAGGACCTCCTCTGTAGCTCACGAATCGCCGTATGGCCATCAGGCACGATTGAGTCGTCAGACTATGAGCAACCTCAATGTGAATAGCTCTCGTCGTCAAACACGTGAACAAACAAATCCACCTTTTCTCTGATCTGCGCCCGACGGAGACAGTCAATGGACCACAATAATCCACCCCTGTGTAGCTGAACGGCTGCAATCCAGGCGAGATCCGCGAAATCGGAAGAGGAGCCATTCTCGGATGACCTGGCTCACATTTCCTCACCTTGCATCGCATGCAAGCTCTTGAAATACGTTTGAGTTCCGCTCGGAGATTGGGAATCCAAAACCTTTGTCGTATTTCATTTACCGCCGTTTCTTGATTGCCGTGTGCCACTCTCTGATGATAATGTTCCAGAAGTTTAACGGTAACTGGATGTCCTTTAGGGAGTATAATTGGGAAACGTAGTTCGAACGGTAAGAACGTACCTTGTGCGGTTCTCCCTTCCATCCGAAGAACGTTCTGTGCATCCAAGAATGGGCTCAGACTGTATAGACTGCTCGATTTTTCCAGCTGTCGTTGTTTCTCGTTCCCCACTTTAAGATTTTTCTGGAGAGTTTTCACCTCATCCCCGTATGCTTCCGCTTGTGCGAATCGCCACAAATATGCTTCTGATTTTTGGTATTCGTCTCGTTGCAAAGGAACTACCGTAGATGCAATTTTTGCCTTTACTTTTCTCTTGAGAGCATCGGTCGTTGGTACACCTTCGATGGCCCATCCTTCCTTTTTTCGCTTGCAGTTCGAAACAAACCGGTAGACGCAGGCTATCGTTCGAACTAAGACCTTCCATCTTGAAAAACGCAACGGATCGATTACAGGTTCTGACAGTGAAATGTCGTGGAACAGTATGTGGGCACGTATCTCTTCAGGCACATTCGGTGTTACGCGCTTCTGTTCTGGCCAGGAATCTTCCTGATGGAACAGGAAATGTGGACCCCGAAACCAAGGACCGTTCGAATTTAGATTGTGTCCTCGATCCCATTTGGTTAGGTCGTCAGCGATGTTGTTTCTAGTGGAAACCCACCGCCATTCATCGAGCTTCGTGAGACTAAGGATTTCACCAATTCGGAAAGCAACGAATTGCTTGTAGCGTCGCTGATCCGAGTGGATCCAAGAAAGTACTGTCCTCGAATCTGTCCAAATAAACCGCTGTTTCACCTCTACGGAATGGTTATCGATGATGGAATTTAGCAATCTAGAACCTAGTACCGCGGCCTGTAGTTCCAGGCGCGGAATTGACAGCTGCTTCAAAGGTGCAACCTTGGAACGTGCCATCACAAGCGAACAAATAGGACCAGAAGCAGTCATGACACGGAAATATGCAACAGCACCATATGCATTCTCACTAGCATCGACAAGAACGTGTAGTTGCAACGTACTGTAGTCCACAGATAATCCTCCCGTGAAGTGATAACGAGGGATCCGCACTCTTTCGATTTCTGGAAGCCGACCGACCCAACGATTCCATTTCTCGCTACACTCGTCGTTGATCTGCTGGTCCCAGGCACATCCACTGCGCCAAAGATCTTGAATAAGCATTTTTCCATAAATAGTGAAGGAAGCCAAAAACCCAATGGGATCGAACAAGCTCATGATGCAGCTCATGACCCCCCTTTTCGTGGGCCGCCTCTCTCCTATCAGGTACGGCAGCAAATCTTCACGTAACCTTGCTGAGAACGTAAACTCGTCGCTTACTGAATTCCACACTATTCCCAAGACCCTTTCTTGCCCTGTTTCCTTGTCTTGATTAAAATGAACACATTGATTTTCTTTTGTCTCCCCCATTTCTCGCAGGAACACCTCTGAACTAGAGACCCAATTTCGAAGCTCGAAGCCGCCCTTTGAATGAACAAACGTTACCTCCTTCGCCAGCTTCACTGCTTCCTCGACTGTCTCCGTGCTATCGAAATAATCATCGACGTAATGGTTCTCTAGAATCGCTCTCGCTGCCTCTGGAAACCGCCCTGCGAACTCCTTTGCATTCATGTTCTTCACAAACTGGGCGGAGCAAGGTGAACTGGTCGCCCCAAAGGTAGCAACGTCCATAATAAATACCTCCGGAGCGCTGGCTGGATTCTCTCGGAACAGGAACCTCTGCGCTTGCTTATCttcttttcgaattttcaactgATGATACATCTCTTTGATGTCTGCACCAAAAcccacttttttctctcgaaACTTGCAAATAACTGCTGGGAGAGCAGTCAGCATATCGGGACCCTTCAAGAGTTTTGAATTCAGGGACACCCCAGCTACAGCCGCAGCTGCGTCCCAAACAAGGCGGACTTTACCCGGTTTCTTCGGATTAATAACCACGTTCAATGGCAAATACCACACCTTACTCTGGTTGGTGTCTGCTAGCTCCAACTCTGAAGCTTTGTGCGCATAGCCCTTGGTTAGGTACTCCGAGACCATGCACCGTACTTTATCGTACAGTTCATTGTCCTTCAATAAACGTCTCTCTAAACTCTTGAGCCTTTTCACAGCCATAGGATAGCTGTCGGGGAAGCACGGACTATCATATCTCCATAATAACCCCGTCTCAAAACGATCACCTACTCTTACCGTCGTTTGCGTCAGGATATCTTTCGCTCTCCTATCCTCTTCGCTTTCCGGTAGCAGCGCAACCGAAATGCCAGACTCTTCTAGCGTGTAGTGGCTCTTCAACAGATCGTGGAGGTCCTCGTTCGAAACACTGCTGCACGCATGATGACCAACGATGCTCGACTCAACACCACCGCTTACAGGTCCGAATATGGTCCAACCAAGCTTGGACCGCACAGCGATTGGCTCTTCCGCTTTCCCGATTCGTGATTCTAACGGTGCACACAAGTGAACGTCTTTCAGTCCGATCAGAATTTGCGGAACAGTATGTTGGAAATCCACCACGGATAGATCTTGAAGATGGGGATACTGCTTGACTACTTCCGTCAGGGCTAGCGTCGACTGGGGAAGCCTCAAGTTATCCACGGTATGAGCTGCTTTTATGTGGAACCGGCGACTTGAACCTCGAGCCGAAATATACAGTTCTACTTTCTGCGAGTTCCTTTCCAATCGGGACATTCCAGCCGTCCACGTCACACGAAGTGGTTGCGTTACACCATTCGTCCTAAGAGCGCTAGCCACCGACTTCTCCACCAATGTGTAGGACGACCCCTCGTCCAGGAAAGCCACTGTGTTCACTGTATGATTTCCCCAGTGCAATGTGACCGGAATCATTCGAAAAATCACCGATTGCTTGCGTTGAAACGAATGAAAGTTGCAGTTCGATCCCGATTCCGGGCCTGCCGCGTGGAGTAAAGGATGGTGAGGCTCTCTACAGGTCCCGACATTACAGCGGAAATTCAGCTTACAGCGGGCATTTCCATGCTCATTGAGACACATCGAGCACAACTTCCATTTACGCACCGCTTCCAAACGATGTGGTACGGAGAGGTTCCGGAAGGCTACACAATTTCTTACCCGGTGATCAGTACGGTCGCAAATCATACATGGCTTTCTCACCCTCGGCGCCTGAGTTTTGTTGGCGTTTTCTTGTCCACAGTGGGCATGGAGGAAACCTTCGTGCTCTTTATCCTTTCCTCTGGACTTTCGATTGGCGTGGTCTACAACTACAGGTGCTTCACAGTATGACGTCACCTCGCTGGCGTCTTTCACGATTTCGGACAGAAAGTTGGCTAAAGTTCGAATCGTGACTACACGGTCTCTCCTTCTATACCGCACCCACTCAAGTTGTGTACTTGCGGGCAACTTTTCGGTAATCTCCTGAATCAGCATGGGATTCAGAAGATGAGAAGTAAGCTTCGTTGCTTCCAGGTGATCTGCAAGCTGCTGGACAATCATCCCGAAATTGATGAACGTTATCAAACGATCTGCTCTCGGTGGGAGAGCCTTTCTCACCTTCACCAATAGCATATTTAGAAGGTGCTCCGGGCGACCGTACAACATCCGGAGAGTCTCAATGATCTGTGGAACTGCGTCTGGAAGTAGGAGCCTACTACGAACTGCTTCCAATGCTTGGCCCTTCAAGCACTCTTGTAGTCGAGCCAGGTTCTCGACATTCGAAAACCCACAAGCCTCGCTAGATGTTTCGTAGCTGCAGATGAACATCGGCCAGTCCTCTAACTTTCCGGAAAATACCGGCAACTTCTTCGACAGGAACTGCCTGGCGGACAGCTGAGCTTTGGTAGGTCCTCGACGACATCTTTGTTGCTTGTTTTGACCAGCTTGTACTGTCACCGATTCGTGATCCTCATTTGATTCGCTGGATTCACTATCGTCCTCATTTGCTTCTCGCACGTCATTTGAAACCGCGTCGTTCTTCTTACTTTCGATCTTTTCCTGTGTATCACCTTTTACGGATTCCGCGTCGACAGGCGGAATTTCCTCCAATGATGGCGATGTGACCAACGGAactaaacatgtttttggaGTGGAGTATTTTTGATATGCTCCTCGAAAATCTCCGTTGCCAGTCTCGACCAGATCCATTTTCCCAGGTTTGCCTTTTTCCgaccttttttttttcggtttctgCTTTTCCTGGCTTTGTTTTCTCCAGTCCCGACTGCTTCGGCTTTTCTTTGTCACTCGAGCAATCATCTTCACAACCTTCAGCTTCTTCCGTTTTTTCTTTCACACCACTATCGAAATCCTTGCTCCGTTGCTGTCTAAGCTTATTCAATTTACCGTGCATCTCCTTTCTCATCTGCTCACTTTTCTTCTGGAACGATTCTTCCTCAGCGATTTCCTTCTCCAACTGCTCTTTTTCGAAGGCTAACTCCATTTCGCGTTTCTCCTGTTCCAGTTTTTTTCGCATCAGAAACATTTCCTGCTGCAGCTCCAGGCGCCGTTTATGCAGGACTCTTTCCTTCTCCATAGCTAGCTGTTGGACTCTTTTTTCTTCCTCGAGCCTTTTCAATTCTTGCTCCAACTCTGACGTCACGGAACTACCAGCGGCATTTTTCATGCACTTGCCGCATATCCACGATGAATCGTCCTTTACCGCATTCGTTACACCGGCACATCCAAAATGATACCAGTTTTGACATTGGTCACAAAACACCATATCCTTCTCTGCGTGATCCGGTCGCTCACAAGCGGCACAATTGTAACCCGTCTTTTCGGCAGCTTCGGGTGAAAGGGTCAATTCTGCCATTGTAAAATTTTCAAGTTTGTTCGGGGTCGTCACAACAAACTAATTTTCAAAGCAGCAATTTTCTTGTTTCGCAGCTTGAAACTGAAATTTTATGTATTTAAttaatctcatttcttttcttttcaggttctacttacattttacagtttctttattaattttacaatatttttctttttttcaggtCTCTCAGGATCCAGCAGTTATTTGGCTATCAGCGGCTATCAAAACATCGATTGGTCAACATTATTCTTTAATtatacaatttttaaaatattaccaATAAATTCCTTTTAGAAATTCTAACGATTTCTCTGTAAATTTCAATACACTTTCAAAAACTATCCAACTCAATTCATCCGTTTGCCTTTTGTTTATCTATTTTCTCCTTTCTATACTGTTTTTATTCACTCTGGTGCCTTTTCTGACATTTCGTCGCAAGATGGTTAACTCATGCAGGTAGGCCTTAGTCGACTGTGCGTAGCGGTGTGTACAGGTACTCTAGATCGGAATCTAAAAATTTTATCTCTCGCTCAACCAAAAGGAgtgaaatatatagcgcccttggtcccgaaaccttgtaaactataaaaaaaaaaacaaatacaatcaatacacgaaaacaaaatccagttgTTTTcacaagtataatattttttaggGAAGACcgactcattggcttcaatttgatatatcgatcatctgaatcggtctaatgttatgaattttaaaaaaatggaacaattaggaaaaaaataatttttgaaccaagtttgaaaaatcataacataaataagaaaaaaaacatatctttgatttttggatatgttatgtagaaaagTCCTTAGCTTTCTAGAAAGTAATAG from Toxorhynchites rutilus septentrionalis strain SRP chromosome 3, ASM2978413v1, whole genome shotgun sequence encodes:
- the LOC129779433 gene encoding uncharacterized protein LOC129779433, which produces MIARVTKKSRSSRDWRKQSQEKQKPKKKRSEKGKPGKMDLVETGNGDFRGAYQKYSTPKTCLVPLVTSPSLEEIPPVDAESVKGDTQEKIESKKNDAVSNDVREANEDDSESSESNEDHESVTVQAGQNKQQRCRRGPTKAQLSARQFLSKKLPVFSGKLEDWPMFICSYETSSEACGFSNVENLARLQECLKGQALEAVRSRLLLPDAVPQIIETLRMLYGRPEHLLNMLLVKVRKALPPRADRLITFINFGMIVQQLADHLEATKLTSHLLNPMLIQEITEKLPASTQLEWVRYRRRDRVVTIRTLANFLSEIVKDASEVTSYCEAPVVVDHANRKSRGKDKEHEGFLHAHCGQENANKTQAPRVRKPCMICDRTDHRVRNCVAFRNLSVPHRLEAVRKWKLCSMCLNEHGNARCKLNFRCNVGTCREPHHPLLHAAGPESGSNCNFHSFQRKQSVIFRMIPVTLHWGNHTVNTVAFLDEGSSYTLVEKSVASALRTNGVTQPLRVTWTAGMSRLERNSQKVELYISARGSSRRFHIKAAHTVDNLRLPQSTLALTEVVKQYPHLQDLSVVDFQHTVPQILIGLKDVHLCAPLESRIGKAEEPIAVRSKLGWTIFGPVSGGVESSIVGHHACSSVSNEDLHDLLKSHYTLEESGISVALLPESEEDRRAKDILTQTTVRVGDRFETGLLWRYDSPCFPDSYPMAVKRLKSLERRLLKDNELYDKVRCMVSEYLTKGYAHKASELELADTNQSKVWYLPLNVVINPKKPGKVRLVWDAAAAVAGVSLNSKLLKGPDMLTALPAVICKFREKKVGFGADIKEMYHQLKIRKEDKQAQRFLFRENPASAPEVFIMDVATFGATSSPCSAQFVKNMNAKEFAGRFPEAARAILENHYVDDYFDSTETVEEAVKLAKEVTFVHSKGGFELRNWVSSSEVFLREMGETKENQCVHFNQDKETGQERVLGIVWNSVSDEFTFSARLREDLLPYLIGERRPTKRGVMSCIMSLFDPIGFLASFTIYGKMLIQDLWRSGCAWDQQINDECSEKWNRWVGRLPEIERVRIPRYHFTGGLSVDYSTLQLHVLVDASENAYGAVAYFRVMTASGPICSLVMARSKVAPLKQLSIPRLELQAAVLGSRLLNSIIDNHSVEVKQRFIWTDSRTVLSWIHSDQRRYKQFVAFRIGEILSLTKLDEWRWVSTRNNIADDLTKWDRGHNLNSNGPWFRGPHFLFHQEDSWPEQKRVTPNVPEEIRAHILFHDISLSEPVIDPLRFSRWKVLVRTIACVYRFVSNCKRKKEGWAIEGVPTTDALKRKVKAKIASTVVPLQRDEYQKSEAYLWRFAQAEAYGDEVKTLQKNLKVGNEKQRQLEKSSSLYSLSPFLDAQNVLRMEGRTAQGTFLPFELRFPIILPKGHPVTVKLLEHYHQRVAHGNQETAVNEIRQRFWIPNLRAELKRISRACMRCKVRKCEPGHPRMAPLPISRISPGLQPFSYTGVDYCGPLTVSVGRRSEKRWICLFTCLTTRAIHIEVAHSLTTQSCLMAIRRFVSYRGGPLEFFSDNGTNFHGASKEIVKQMEINCEDVFTDSRTRWNFNPPSAPHMGGVWERMVRSVKTALKALDDGRRMTDEVLLTVLAEAVDLINSRPLTYAGLEPDAKEALTPNHFVRGVGLMSSESFIRPTNEAEALRDSFKRSQFLADCLWKRWTSEYLPTINHRSKWHSEMPPIAKGDLVYIADENIRKHWVRGVVTEVFSGADGRIRQALVKTAKGEFRRPVVKLAVLEVQGRKSTAADAFAPELRGGAMYTPLRTVD